The Phycisphaerae bacterium RAS1 genome includes a region encoding these proteins:
- a CDS encoding putative selenate reductase subunit YgfK, with amino-acid sequence MAELTPAPFADLVTRLVLEPQRQHALFELPRKRWWNPPADCPDMTVHLHGQPAGNPLGPAAGPHTQMAQNLLLSYIAGARILELKTVQINDHLTIGRPCIDITNIGYNIEWSQELRIEQSLREYVAGAMLIQMFRRLVAPGATADRKSGEHRRPAGASDNPHRRDADAPHFVEATVRAGDVIYDLSVGYDLAGIRSEKIRTFLDGMRDAATPIEQLRAEIPSAFAAARELAYPTCISTSITLSTFHGCPADEIERICEYLIGECGFDVIVKMNPPTLGREKLEHLLFDVLGYRELTVNPSAYESAMPMQVAVELCRRLTAFAAARSRRTGFKFSNTLEVLNHRDFFKPTEKVMYLSGQPLHVITMALTDEFRRAVGPDVPISFSAGIDKHNFPPAVACGFVPVTVSTDLLRPGGYGRMSGYLENLAAAMRRVGAATIDDYVVAIAREGGWAAPQSERDAQASAIADSGPVPGGAASPRTGAQPPAALAGASRSDKHALADPARCEVADRHVVAAAALRNTSHVAELARNDPRYRAAANRGIPKRIDSQLETFDCITCDKCLPVCPNAANFKYPTPIVAFEYHDVIVEADGSWRFAPETRRFEITETMQIACYADFCNECGNCDTFCPEYGGPYIKKPTFFGSERTWATAAPRDGFVIDQGAERILGRIRGREYRLIRNQQPVGWVFADDVIGLRIDPRTHEPTSVEGLAAGKTRRVDMWGYHVLRHLLTGVGSCFAVNQVNAAWVIQAPARQSDSRESEPPLAEPRP; translated from the coding sequence ATGGCTGAGTTGACCCCCGCGCCCTTCGCCGATCTCGTCACCCGGCTCGTCCTCGAGCCGCAGCGGCAGCACGCGCTCTTCGAGCTGCCCCGAAAGCGCTGGTGGAATCCGCCCGCGGATTGCCCGGACATGACCGTCCACCTGCACGGCCAGCCGGCGGGCAATCCGCTCGGGCCGGCGGCCGGGCCGCATACGCAGATGGCCCAGAACCTGCTGCTGAGCTACATCGCCGGGGCGCGGATTCTCGAACTGAAGACGGTGCAGATCAACGACCACCTGACGATCGGCCGGCCCTGCATCGACATCACCAACATTGGCTACAACATCGAGTGGTCGCAGGAGCTGCGGATCGAGCAGTCGCTGCGTGAGTACGTCGCCGGGGCGATGCTGATCCAGATGTTCCGCCGGCTTGTCGCGCCGGGGGCGACGGCCGATCGTAAGAGCGGGGAGCATCGGCGTCCCGCCGGTGCGTCGGACAATCCGCACCGGCGGGACGCCGATGCTCCCCATTTCGTTGAGGCCACTGTCCGCGCCGGCGACGTGATCTACGACCTCAGCGTCGGGTACGACCTGGCGGGCATCCGCAGCGAAAAGATCCGCACGTTTCTCGATGGAATGCGCGACGCGGCGACGCCAATCGAGCAGTTGCGGGCGGAAATCCCGTCGGCGTTCGCCGCCGCCCGCGAGCTCGCGTACCCGACCTGCATCTCCACCAGCATCACGCTTTCGACCTTTCACGGCTGCCCGGCCGACGAAATCGAGCGCATCTGCGAATACCTGATCGGCGAGTGCGGCTTCGACGTGATCGTCAAGATGAACCCGCCCACGCTCGGCCGCGAGAAACTGGAGCACCTGCTGTTCGACGTGCTCGGCTATCGCGAGCTGACCGTGAACCCGAGCGCTTACGAATCGGCCATGCCGATGCAGGTTGCGGTCGAGTTGTGCCGCCGCCTGACCGCGTTCGCTGCCGCCCGCAGCCGGCGCACCGGGTTCAAGTTCAGCAACACGCTCGAAGTGCTTAACCATCGGGACTTCTTCAAGCCGACCGAGAAGGTGATGTATCTGTCCGGACAGCCGCTGCATGTCATCACGATGGCGCTCACGGACGAGTTCCGCCGGGCGGTCGGGCCGGACGTGCCGATCTCCTTCAGCGCCGGCATCGACAAACACAATTTCCCGCCGGCGGTCGCGTGCGGCTTCGTCCCGGTCACGGTCAGCACCGACCTGCTGCGGCCGGGCGGATACGGGCGGATGAGCGGGTATCTGGAGAACCTGGCGGCGGCGATGCGGCGCGTTGGGGCGGCGACGATCGATGACTATGTCGTCGCGATCGCGCGGGAGGGCGGCTGGGCGGCGCCCCAGTCAGAACGCGACGCGCAAGCGAGCGCGATCGCCGATAGCGGCCCGGTTCCCGGCGGGGCGGCGTCGCCACGAACCGGAGCCCAACCTCCCGCCGCGCTCGCTGGCGCTTCGCGTTCTGACAAACATGCGCTCGCCGATCCTGCACGATGCGAGGTTGCAGACCGCCACGTCGTCGCGGCTGCTGCTCTGCGCAACACGTCGCACGTCGCGGAACTGGCCCGGAATGACCCGCGCTATCGGGCGGCGGCCAACCGCGGCATCCCCAAGCGCATCGACTCGCAGCTCGAGACGTTCGACTGCATCACCTGCGACAAATGCCTGCCGGTCTGCCCGAACGCGGCCAACTTCAAGTACCCGACGCCGATTGTCGCGTTTGAATATCACGATGTGATTGTCGAGGCGGACGGGTCGTGGCGGTTTGCGCCCGAAACGCGGCGATTCGAAATCACCGAGACGATGCAGATCGCCTGCTACGCCGACTTCTGCAACGAGTGCGGCAACTGCGACACGTTCTGCCCCGAATACGGCGGGCCATATATCAAGAAGCCGACGTTCTTCGGCAGCGAACGGACCTGGGCGACCGCCGCGCCGCGGGATGGGTTTGTGATTGACCAAGGCGCGGAGCGCATTCTGGGGAGGATTCGCGGAAGGGAGTATCGGCTGATTCGGAATCAGCAGCCGGTGGGGTGGGTCTTCGCGGACGACGTGATCGGCCTGCGGATCGATCCACGGACACACGAGCCGACCAGCGTCGAAGGTCTGGCCGCCGGGAAGACGCGTCGCGTGGACATGTGGGGCTACCACGTCCTGCGACACCTGCTCACCGGTGTCGGGTCGTGTTTCGCCGTCAATCAAGTGAACGCTGCATGGGTGATTCAGGCGCCCGCGAGACAGTCCGACTCGCGCGAATCCGAGCCGCCCCTAGCCGAGCCGCGACCGTGA
- the vapC_4 gene encoding tRNA(fMet)-specific endonuclease VapC translates to MGVISRLHGQRLYLDSNVLIYAVEGLAEWAEKARLLLAEVDQGRCVAVVSELAIAECLAKPLSEKRRDVVDVYLSLLQTGGGLLVVPVDRQILIDAAAIRAESALKLADAIHAATARAVNCAAFVTNDLRLHSYAGVQTAILADVVQT, encoded by the coding sequence GTGGGCGTGATTTCTCGGCTTCACGGTCAGCGGCTGTACCTTGACAGCAATGTGCTGATCTACGCGGTGGAGGGGTTGGCCGAGTGGGCGGAAAAGGCCCGGCTACTGCTCGCCGAAGTGGACCAGGGTCGCTGCGTGGCGGTTGTCAGCGAGCTCGCTATCGCGGAATGTCTAGCCAAGCCATTGTCCGAAAAACGCCGTGACGTCGTCGACGTCTACCTGTCGTTGCTTCAAACGGGCGGCGGACTGCTGGTTGTGCCTGTCGATCGGCAGATTCTCATTGATGCCGCCGCGATCCGAGCGGAATCGGCGCTGAAACTCGCCGATGCGATTCATGCAGCGACGGCGCGCGCGGTGAATTGCGCCGCGTTCGTAACCAATGACCTGCGGCTGCATTCGTATGCAGGCGTCCAGACAGCGATTCTGGCGGACGTTGTGCAGACCTGA